One Denticeps clupeoides chromosome 10, fDenClu1.1, whole genome shotgun sequence genomic window carries:
- the wnt2bb gene encoding wingless-type MMTV integration site family, member 2Bb, whose translation MFGFSKARCSSRTLKATAAGFGAPGLRPPSRSGASSPERSSASSSRLYFAFILLLLTLTPRVDSSWWYIGALGARVICDNIPGLVNKQRQLCQRHPDIMQSIGEGAKEWIRECQHQFRYHRWNCSTLDRDHTVFGRVMQRSSREAAFVYAISSAGVVYAITRACSQGELKTCNCDPLKRGRAKDSRGEFDWGGCSDNINYGIKFAKAFVDAKERTVKDARALMNLHNNRCGRTAVKRFMKLECKCHGVSGSCTLRTCWLAMSDFRKTGDYLRKKYNGAIEVTVNQDGTGFTVANKDFRKATKNDLVYFENSPDYCLMDKAAGSLGTAGRVCNKSSRGTDGCEVMCCGRGYDTTRVKRITKCECKFKWCCAVECKDCEEAVDIHTCKASKRAEWLDQT comes from the exons ATGTTCGGTTTCAGTAAAGCTCGGTGCTCCTCTCGGACTCTGAAAGCGACCGCCGCTGGTTTTGGGGCTCCGGGATTAAGACCTCCATCCAGGAGCGGCGCATCTTCACCTGAGCGATCGAGCGCCTCCTCCTCACGCCTCTACTTCGCcttcatcctgctgctgctcacgCTCACACCCCGGGTCGACTCGTCGTGGTG GTACATCGGCGCTTTGGGGGCCCGGGTGATTTGTGACAACATCCCCGGCCTGGTGAACAAACAGAGGCAGTTATGCCAACGGCACCCGGACATTATGCAGTCCATTGGTGAGGGGGCCAAAGAGTGGATTCGGGAATGCCAGCACCAATTCCGCTACCACCGATGGAACTGTAGCACGCTGGACCGGGACCACACCGTGTTTGGACGGGTCATGCAGCGCA GTAGTCGCGAGGCTGCCTTTGTCTACGCCATTTCGTCGGCCGGGGTGGTATATGCCATCACCCGCGCCTGCAGCCAGGGCGAACTGAAGACCTGCAACTGTGACCCACTCAAGCGAGGGCGCGCCAAAGACAGCCGCGGCGAGTTCGACTGGGGTGGCTGCAGTGACAATATCAACTATGGCATCAAGTTTGCCAAGGCTTTCGTGGACGCTAAAGAGAGGACGGTGAAGGACGCAAGAGCACTCATGAACCTGCACAACAACCGCTGTGGAAGGACG GCGGTGAAGCGCTTTATGAAGCTGGAGTGTAAGTGTCATGGAGTCAGCGGCTCCTGCACTCTCAGAACCTGTTGGTTGGCCATGTCGGACTTCCGAAAAACAGGGGACTACCTTCGAAAAAAGTACAACGGTGCCATCGAGGTGACGGTGAATCAGGACGGCACCGGATTCACCGTGGCCAATAAAGACTTCAGGAAAGCCACAAAGAATGACCTGGTCTACTTTGAGAACTCCCCAGATTACTGTTTGATGGATAAGGCCGCAG GATCCCTGGGTACAGCTGGCCGCGTGTGCAACAAGTCGTCGCGTGGCACAGACGGCTGCGAGGTCATGTGCTGTGGGCGTGGCTACGACACCACTCGCGTGAAGCGCATCACCAAGTGCGAGTGCAAGTTCAAGTGGTGCTGCGCCGTGGAGTGCAAGGACTGCGAGGAGGCCGTGGACATCCACACGTGCAAAGCTTCGAAGCGTGCCGAATGGCTGGACCAGACCTGA